A stretch of DNA from Rathayibacter sp. VKM Ac-2762:
GCGCGGTGACGAAGTTGACCGAAGCGAGGGGTCCCCGCTCCGCCGAGAAGGTGTTGGAGGAGCCCGAGAGCCGGGTCGCGAAGCCGCCGATGCCGACGGGGGCCGTGCCGGCGCGGCGGGCGTAGTCGATGTCCGAGAGCCAGAAGTTGCGGGCGCGGTCGCGGTAGCGGTCGTTCCACTCCGACCACCCGGCCGGGAAGTTCCCCGTCTGCCAGCCGCCCATTCCCACGTCCCAGGGCTCGGCGATCATCTTCACGCCGGCCAGCGCCGGATCCTCGACCGCGGCCCGCAGCAGCGGGTGGTCGCTCCGGAAGTGCGCGATCTCGTCCCGGCCGAGGGTCGCGGCCAGGTCGAGCCGGAAGCCGTCGATCCCGACCTCGCCCGACCAGTAGCGCATCGAGTCCAGCGCGAGGCGCTGCGCCGCGGGCCGGCCGAAGTCGATCGTGTTCCCGCAGCCGGTGACGTCCACGTAGTGGCCCTCGGGCGTCTGGCGGTACCAGCCGGCGTCGTCGATCCCGCGCAGGCTCGACATCGGCCCGCCCGGCCCCTCCTCGGCGGTGTGGTTGTAGACCACGTCCAGGATCACCTCGAGGCCGGCCTCGTGCAGGAGCTTCACCATCCCCTTGAACTCGCGGAGCACCGCGGTCGGTCCGCCGCGCTGCGCGGTGGAGGAGGCGTACGCGGCGTGCGGGGCGAAGAAGTTCAGCGTGTTGTAGCCCCAGTAGTTGGTCAGCCCCTGCCGCAGCAGGCGCTGCTCCGACACGAACGCGTGCACGGGCAGCAGCTCGACCGCCGTCACGCCCAGCTCGAGCAGCGCCGAGACCGTCGACTCGTGCGCCAGGCCGGCGTAGGTGCCGCGCAGCTCCACGGGGAGCGCCGGGTTCAGCCGGGTCAGCCCCTTCACATGCGCCTCGTAGATCACGGTGCGGTCCATCGGGGTGCCGGGCCGGGAGGAGGAGCCCCAGTCGAACGCGTCGTCCACGACGACCGAGCGCCACTCGTTCTCCGCCACCCGGTGCAGGCCACGGGAGTACGGCTCCAGCAGGGCCCGGCGGGGGTCGAAGCGGTGCCGGGGGCCCGTCGGCCCGTCGACGCGCAGGGCGTAGCGGCGGCCGGGGGCCAGCAGATCGGAGCGCGCGGACCAGACCGCGGCATCCTCGCGCGCCAGCGGGACCGTGCGGGTCACCCAGGTCGGATCCTTCTCGTCGTACAGCAGCAGATCGACAGCGCTCGCGCTCTCGGACCAGACCCGCAGCTCACCGCCCTGATCGTCCACGGTCACGCCGAGCCGGGCCAGGGGATCGTGAGAGGTCATGCGACTTACAGTAGTGACGGGCACCGGCTCCCTCCGTGCCCCCGACGCGGGACGAAGGGCTGCTGTGATCTACCTCGACCACGCCGCGACCACCCCGCTGCGCGCCTCGGCGCTCGCCGCGTTCGCGGAGGCGTCCGCCCACGGCGGCAACCCCTCCTCCGTCCACGGCTCCGGCCAGGAGGCGCGCCGCCGGCTGGAGGACGCCAGGTCGGCGCTCGCCGGGGTGCTCGGCTGCGAGCCGATCGAGGTGATCCTCACCGCCGGCGGCACCGAGGCGGTCAACCTCGGGATCAAGGGCCTCTACTGGCAGCGCCGGAGCGAGGACCCGGCCCGCGTCCGGGTCCTGGTCGCCGAGGGGGAGCACCACGCGACGCTCGACTCCGCCGCCTGGCTCGCCGAGCACGAGGGCGCCGTCCTCGAGTGGCTGCCTCTCG
This window harbors:
- the glgX gene encoding glycogen debranching protein GlgX, encoding MTSHDPLARLGVTVDDQGGELRVWSESASAVDLLLYDEKDPTWVTRTVPLAREDAAVWSARSDLLAPGRRYALRVDGPTGPRHRFDPRRALLEPYSRGLHRVAENEWRSVVVDDAFDWGSSSRPGTPMDRTVIYEAHVKGLTRLNPALPVELRGTYAGLAHESTVSALLELGVTAVELLPVHAFVSEQRLLRQGLTNYWGYNTLNFFAPHAAYASSTAQRGGPTAVLREFKGMVKLLHEAGLEVILDVVYNHTAEEGPGGPMSSLRGIDDAGWYRQTPEGHYVDVTGCGNTIDFGRPAAQRLALDSMRYWSGEVGIDGFRLDLAATLGRDEIAHFRSDHPLLRAAVEDPALAGVKMIAEPWDVGMGGWQTGNFPAGWSEWNDRYRDRARNFWLSDIDYARRAGTAPVGIGGFATRLSGSSNTFSAERGPLASVNFVTAHDGFTLADLVSYNVKHNIGNGESNRDGADTNRSFNHGFEGPTTDERITLARRKAMRNLLGTLLLSAGVPMITAGDETGRSQRGNNNAYCQDSDLTWVRWEGLADWQLALRAHTRTLLRLRREHPALRPSRYGSGDASEPGATTMTWFDAHGRGMSEHDWTSAANRTLQYLAASTPVEGEPDRVLLVVHGVEQDTTVVLADGEGVTGYTRLWNSEEPEPLEHGESFEPGQVIRVAGTSMQLFAAHGPAAEQDA